From the genome of Lampris incognitus isolate fLamInc1 chromosome 17, fLamInc1.hap2, whole genome shotgun sequence:
GGAATAAAATGGAGAATGAGGTAATAAAAGTAGAAATGCAATGGGTAACGAACGCTCATCCACGGCCCATAGATTGATTGGTGTCATCTGAGAGCGGAGCTAAGAGCTTTGTGGGGCAggaagtgctctctctctctcgaattCAAATCCTCCTGACGCCAGCCTCAGGAGGAagttacatcatcatcatcatcacttgaCCAGTCTATGTCTTATGATGcggatttatttatctttttataaCACAGAGATGTTGTGTCTGAGAACAGCCTCTAGCACCACGCTCTAAAGTCAAGGTGGGGAAAACCAGAAAGTGCTGAGCAACATGATTTGGGTTGTTTGAACCCCATTGAGAGGCAATAAGGGTTGAAAGGAACCCATACTGCCTTCTCTGGCTGAAATATTTGCAGGCAATAACTACATAAAGACGGAAGCTGGAGGATGTTCTCAGACCGGCAACTTACTTTAGTCACATTGGCTTTGCCTCAtatcaacaaagaaaaaaaaaatcactttgccTGTTCACAAATATCGCTTTAACCTCAACTTTAATGAAATTATATATCTTTTTCGTCAGGCTGTGCAGTGGGCAGTCAGGCAAGTCACATGCCAAGTGACTAGGGGTCCTCTGCATCCAAGAACTCCTTCTTAGGCGGGGCGACACCACGATACCAGGAACAGGAGCCATCTGCCCTCTTGACACAGGCGTAATGGTTAGCCTGGCGACCGTACACCTGCTTCTCAATCATCAGGTCTGTCCACAGGCACTCCTCAGGAGCAGAGATCTCACACGGCAGGGAGGGACAGCGCACAatctacacaaacacaacacaatttCTGTATACGATGCAGTCACATGCAATATGCCTTATCCAACGGCTCACCCTTACTCCCTCTATCTAACCTCCACTTAACTCCCACTACTGGTAGGAGTGATAGTAATTGTGTTGTCCTATCAGGGATGGGAGGGATAGTCGATCCAGTGCAAAAACAACTCTACTACGCCGCGGCCATTTTAATATTGTAACGTTTCCCTAGAATTGCGAAGTCAaagcacaatgaacagatgctGTGAAGAGGTTTGACAGGGTGATTGCCACATCACTGACTGCGGAAATTTGAATTATTTGAATGTTTACTCAAGAGAAGGTTACACATGTTTGAAGCTTTTGCAAAACATTGGGCTTAAAATAAATTCATTATGTGGCTCACTGCATTACTCACAGTTGACTGTAGAGGGATGCAGCCTAAAAAAAATGGTACTATCGAACTGCAATATTTATAATACTGTTTtacgcaaaaaacaaaaaaaaatcacaatatatCAAATTGGCACTAAAATATCATCATAATATTGAATCGTGAGATACCTGCCAATTCCCTGCCTTAAATTGCATCATTGTCATGACAATATATTTTACATGTGGGTTTATTATCACTTTCCCGGCAGGACAACTGAATTTCCATCACCAGAGTAATGTCTTTCTCCGACCTCTTCTCTTTCAGTGTCTAGTACTTGTACGTGATGTCTGAGTATTTTGTGCATATGCCAGGAAGAGAATGGTTGCTGGTTTTTGATACAGATCCAATGttaacaccccccccaccaccaccttacCTTGCATTCACAGCCCATCTGGTAGCGCTGGCTCAGGCTCTTCTTCTGGGTGGGGCTCATGGAGTCCCAGAGCATGATGTAATCACACAGGGTCACATGCATGTGCCCACCAGCCTCTGCCTTGCCTGTGAGGAAACCAGACAGACTGAGATAAGGGCCTAGCAATGATAGACATGACAAAAAAAAGGACCCAGAAGTCAAACCAAAAGAGATAATTCCTCTGGGAAGGCGTCACGTGTCCATATTGGAAtagatggtaaatggactgcattttatatagcacttttctagtctagtgACCACTCAatgcactttacagtgtatgcttcacattcacccattcacacacacattcatacactgatggtggaggctgccatgcaaggcgccaacctgctcatcaggagcagttaggggttcagtgtcttgctcaaggacacttcgacacactctctggaggagccagggatcgaaccagccaCCTTCCGATTaccagacgacccgctctacctcctgagccctgCCCACCCTTATATTAGATACACCAATCCTCAACAACTGAGTACTGGATATCTACATGTAAACTACCTCATTCAAAAGAAACGGTCATCCATACTAAAAACAGCAAACCGATAAAAATCGCTGGCATGTGCCGCGACCGGCAAAATCTACTCCTTGTTACAGCTAGGgcacagatttaaaaaaaacaaaggcaCCAGTCAAAACAAAGACATGTTCCAGGTTCAGTTTATGCATCTGCCAAGGCTGTGTCCTTATCACTTATCCATTATCTGTCTGTGGAGCAAACCCCGACATGTTGGAGCCTTATCCCCCACCACTGACTCATCCCTCACCTTAACCCTTCATACTGTTCACCTCTCTCACACTTTAACTACAAGGAGGGATacgggagaaaaggagggaatcGCCTTAAAATTTGCCctggaaggcaaaaaaaaaaggtagacCCTTTCCAACTGTTCCCAAGTCCAACGTCTTCGACACATATTGAATCCTAGAGAGAGGAAATGCTGGCTTCAGCAGTTCCTACCCTTACAACTCTCTGTAATTAGGGGCGAGTGTTTGCGGGACCATCTCTGTCTGCGATGGGGAAAACAGAGCACGCATGAGATCATGATCCTCTGTGTCTCCTCTCCTTTGCTTTACTATGTCTCTATATGCTTTGGGCTGTCTGCACTGCACTCCAGTCCAAAAGCATGCTGGATTTAGTCCAAAGCAGTGAGGGTTTACGCTCCTAAATTGACCGTAAAGGCCAATACGTCTTACAACAATCCGGAGGAGGAAAATTAGCCAGGTTAGCCTGATAAGCGCAAAACTAAAAAGACGGTAATGATTAGGGTTAACTCAGTAAAACAACTTGAATATTAGGTCATGGGATGTCAGTTAGTCGCATACCAAATATTAGATTGTGTCTGTTATTATCAAAGCTAAAACACAACTCCTTCATATTTGCCAACATTATCTGGCGAATGGTCTCATTCCGCTTCTCAGATCAGGCCTTCCTTTTTAGTAAGTATTGTGTTATCAAACAGACTCAGACTGTTTATACATGATGCTGCATTTTAGTCATCTCCGAGAGGAAACGAGATGTAGGTTTGTCTCCACCCCGGAGTGTCGGCTCAAACTATACCAAAGACAGACAAAGTCGCTGCTAGTCTCCAGAGGGCTTAGTCAGCAGCATATCATTAGTCATAATAACATAAACAGTTAATCCTCCAACACACAAAATGGCCTGCCACTGTGCCCATCTGTCTATTGGCCTTCCTGCCCGTCTGCCCACTTTGTCTGCATCCTCACCTGACAGACTTTATCTGTGTGCCTGCCTGATAAATGCCCCGATACACGCCTGTTTATTCATTCCTGTGTTTCTCTGCCGGCCCATTATCCttaccctgtctgtctgtgtcctaaTCCCTTAATGGTCATATATGGTTAATTGCATaggggctgggcaataattcaataataTCGTCTATTGTCTCTGAAATGGTATTGTATCAAGGTGAAATCCGGATATTGTCATAATGTGATACACAATTCTCTGTCTGAATTGATGATAATGAGAATCATTTACCTGAaaatctcacaaaatgaggtctggaaTATTTGAGGGAACATTACTTGTGGAaagtagttttggtttgatataagACTTTATATCATTACCAAAGAGTtccatgtgatgaacctcagttggattggcatatatatatatatatatatatatacacacacacatatatacatacatacatacatacatacatacatacacacacacatatatacatacatacatacatacatacatacatacatacatacatacatacacacacacacacatatacatacacacatatacatacatacacacacatatatatatatatacatacacatacatacacacacactgctgggataggctccagcatccccgcaaccctgagagcaggataagcggtttggataatggatggatggatagaaaatatatatacatatgtgtgtgtgtgtgtgtgtgtgtgtgtgtgtgtgtgtgtgtgtgtgtatatacacacacacacacacacacacacacacacacacacatatatacacatacatacatacacatacatatacatatatatagggcTGTTGGCATTTTGTCACCCTAGATCAAATCACTTTTTTATAGGCGTGCCGTCAGTCATCTGACACCATAAACATAAAGTTGTATGAATGAAACCACCTTTATTGAGTTACGCGCTGTGTTGAAACCCAAAACAAGTGAGCGGAcagagcagaaggcaacaggaaGTTGGCTTTATAACACTGCAGGAAATGGGGAAATGGGGAAGAACCGATATTTACCCTACAAAGATGAAGTGGAAATATGTCGACCATGTTTGTGAAAAATGTCTGTTATTCAATGTTAGCTAATCATGTGAACTTCGCGGATGGGGACCTGACAAAGAGAGCAGCGGTATACTTTATTACAGACAAGatgacaacaacaataacaataataataagttTAGAAAACACTGACCTGAGATTAAGTACTCCTTCCTGCCGCTGGTGTCCAGAGTAACGCCACAGACGGCAGACACAGGGGCGGTGAAGATCGCCTCAATGTCCTGCTTGGGCCCCTTGAACATCTGGAAGACAACCACACTGAGGGGTCAAAAGGTCAGCCATCAACCATCGCTCTAGCGTAAGGAGTCACCTTCTGTTTATTTTGTGTTCCCAAGGAAAGAGAGTGGAGAATTCGTGTGTGTCCTTCAGTGTGTTTCTAACCTTGATCTGTTTGACCTCATACTGGATCCTCTTGATCGGGTTCCCATAGATATCATTCCCTGAATCCACCTCTCGCTCTCCCACCACCTTTGCTCGAATCACTAGAGAAAATAAAATGGAATTTGTCAGCGATCTTGaccatagcacacacacacacgcacgcacgcacgcacacacacacacacacatgcatgcacacgcacacacagaggaagCGATGAGGATTCAAGCACTATTTGAAtgaggaaaatctgaagaaaatgTTAATTCAAAAATAGCACAGTAAATGAGGGCAGAGTATTTGTTGCACCAAGTGTCTTTTTGAAAACACACGCAATCTAAAAAAGGGCAGGaaagcggacacacacacacacacacacacacacacacacacacacacacacacacatcaataacCTGGAGAGTGGAGCTTCTGTTTTTAATTCCTCTATCCGCCACATCCCCAGCTAACAAACTGCAGATGGACCACAGTCAAAACAGcttccaccttttttttttcttctttttttttttttaagtctggaGT
Proteins encoded in this window:
- the LOC130127262 gene encoding metalloproteinase inhibitor 2-like — protein: MPFSVNGILCTLAVLVLWRAEELTEACSCAPVHPQQAFCNADVVIRAKVVGEREVDSGNDIYGNPIKRIQYEVKQIKMFKGPKQDIEAIFTAPVSAVCGVTLDTSGRKEYLISGKAEAGGHMHVTLCDYIMLWDSMSPTQKKSLSQRYQMGCECKIVRCPSLPCEISAPEECLWTDLMIEKQVYGRQANHYACVKRADGSCSWYRGVAPPKKEFLDAEDP